Proteins from a single region of Halalkalibaculum roseum:
- the argH gene encoding argininosuccinate lyase: MKLWDKGQSVDELVESFTVGNDRELDLRLAIYDLKASKAHAEMLNAISILSDDECAKLLTELDNLLHDLENGEFVIESDFEDIHSKIEFELTDKLGDTGKKIHTGRSRNDQVLVCMHLYMKDEITEIKGLIKDLFDLLILRSGENSDTIMPGYTHMQAAMPSSFGLWFGAYAETLIDDLFLLNAAYRIADQNPLGSAAGFGTSLPINRSMTTELLGFKTLKYNVVAAQMSRGRLEQQMASAIASVAATLSKMAGDVCLYISQEFNFVSLPDELTTGSSIMPHKKNPDVFELIRARCNRIQALPNQITMVTGNLNSGYHRDFQELKELLFPAIDKIKDCLYMMHFMVKNLKINKNIMDDTRYRFIFSVEEVNNKVRNSIPFREAYKEVARNISNGSFQPSRKINHTHEGSIGNLCLDQIKSKFYSAYRI; encoded by the coding sequence ATGAAACTTTGGGATAAAGGACAATCTGTAGATGAACTCGTGGAATCTTTTACTGTCGGAAATGACCGTGAACTGGACCTGCGACTCGCTATTTATGATCTGAAGGCATCCAAGGCACATGCAGAAATGCTTAATGCTATTTCCATTTTGTCTGATGATGAATGTGCTAAGCTGTTAACAGAGCTCGATAATCTCTTACACGATTTAGAGAACGGCGAGTTTGTAATTGAATCTGATTTTGAAGACATACACTCCAAAATTGAATTTGAGCTGACCGATAAACTAGGTGATACCGGCAAGAAAATTCACACCGGTCGATCCCGTAATGACCAGGTTCTTGTCTGTATGCATCTCTATATGAAAGATGAGATTACTGAGATTAAAGGGTTGATTAAAGATCTCTTTGATTTACTCATACTGCGATCCGGAGAGAACAGTGATACCATCATGCCCGGCTACACCCATATGCAGGCAGCGATGCCCTCCTCATTCGGTCTCTGGTTCGGGGCTTATGCCGAGACACTAATTGATGATCTCTTTCTACTAAACGCTGCTTATAGGATTGCCGATCAGAATCCATTGGGCTCGGCCGCAGGATTCGGCACCTCCCTGCCCATTAATCGTTCAATGACCACAGAGCTTCTGGGTTTTAAAACTTTAAAATATAATGTGGTTGCCGCACAGATGAGCCGCGGTCGACTGGAACAACAGATGGCGTCTGCCATCGCATCTGTTGCAGCTACCTTATCCAAAATGGCCGGGGATGTATGCCTGTATATCAGTCAAGAGTTTAACTTTGTATCCCTGCCCGACGAGCTTACAACCGGTTCGAGCATCATGCCGCACAAAAAGAATCCTGATGTTTTTGAACTTATCCGCGCAAGGTGTAATAGAATACAGGCTTTACCGAATCAAATCACCATGGTGACCGGCAACTTGAACAGCGGTTATCACCGTGACTTCCAGGAATTGAAAGAGCTGCTCTTTCCTGCCATCGATAAGATCAAGGACTGCCTGTATATGATGCATTTTATGGTGAAAAACCTGAAGATCAACAAAAATATTATGGATGATACGAGGTACCGTTTCATCTTTAGTGTGGAAGAGGTGAATAATAAGGTCCGAAATAGCATCCCATTCCGGGAAGCCTATAAAGAGGTCGCCCGGAATATATCAAACGGTAGCTTCCAACCGTCCCGGAAGATCAATCACACCCATGAAGGCAGTATTGGAAATTTGTGCCTGGATCAAATCAAATCAAAATTCTATTCTGCCTACCGTATTTAA
- a CDS encoding cystathionine gamma-synthase family protein has product MNRKKFSPESLMMSYGYKPELSEGAIKCPIFQTSTFVFDNAKHGKAFFEVAYGLREQKPNEELGLIYSRLNNPDLEILEDRLCVWENAEDCAVFESGMSAITTVLLEFLKPGDLLFYSRPVYGGTNHFITQILPKFGIEVLGFSAKDDKQEMIRLLEESGLGDKLAMIYVETPANPTNDLIDLKACRDIADNYANKERKPLLAVDNTYLGPIWQKPLEFGADLVLYSATKFLGGHSDVIAGACLGSEALMARVKTMRTFLGNMAVPWTGWLLMRSLETLKLRMEKQVRNAEKVAEFLRDHPKVEKVYYLGFLEESNPEQHKIFQKQCLSKGSMVSFDIRGGEKKAFAFLDNLDLIHLAVSLGSTESLAQHPATMTHADVNEDEKEKLSISEKMVRLSIGVENADDLIWDISQALESV; this is encoded by the coding sequence ATGAACAGGAAAAAGTTTTCACCGGAAAGTTTAATGATGTCGTATGGATATAAACCGGAATTGTCGGAAGGAGCCATCAAGTGCCCTATTTTCCAAACCTCCACTTTCGTTTTTGATAACGCCAAACACGGCAAGGCATTTTTCGAAGTCGCTTACGGTCTCAGAGAGCAAAAGCCCAACGAAGAACTGGGACTGATCTACAGCCGGCTGAACAACCCGGATTTGGAAATACTTGAAGACCGGCTTTGTGTATGGGAAAATGCTGAAGACTGCGCAGTATTCGAAAGCGGGATGTCAGCCATCACCACTGTCCTACTGGAATTCCTGAAACCCGGGGATCTCCTATTTTATAGCCGTCCGGTTTATGGCGGTACGAATCATTTTATTACGCAGATCCTTCCTAAGTTTGGAATAGAAGTGCTTGGCTTCAGTGCCAAAGATGATAAACAGGAGATGATCAGACTGCTGGAAGAGAGCGGTTTGGGAGACAAGCTGGCCATGATCTATGTCGAGACGCCTGCGAATCCTACGAACGATCTTATAGATCTGAAAGCCTGCAGGGATATTGCTGACAACTACGCTAATAAAGAGAGAAAACCATTACTGGCTGTTGACAATACCTACCTGGGACCTATCTGGCAAAAGCCGCTGGAATTCGGTGCAGACCTCGTTCTCTATTCTGCCACTAAATTCCTGGGAGGTCACAGTGATGTCATTGCCGGTGCCTGCCTTGGATCAGAAGCACTTATGGCTCGGGTTAAAACGATGAGAACCTTTCTTGGAAATATGGCAGTCCCCTGGACCGGCTGGTTGCTGATGAGAAGTCTGGAAACCCTTAAGCTTCGGATGGAAAAACAAGTAAGAAACGCTGAAAAAGTGGCTGAATTTCTCAGAGACCATCCGAAGGTTGAAAAAGTTTATTACCTGGGATTTTTAGAAGAAAGTAATCCGGAGCAGCATAAGATATTTCAGAAGCAATGTCTTTCTAAAGGATCCATGGTCTCCTTTGATATTCGAGGAGGTGAAAAGAAGGCTTTTGCTTTTCTGGATAATCTGGATTTAATTCACCTTGCCGTCAGCCTGGGATCCACTGAGAGCCTGGCCCAGCACCCGGCAACCATGACCCATGCCGATGTGAATGAAGATGAGAAAGAGAAACTATCCATTTCTGAAAAAATGGTAAGGCTCTCCATAGGAGTGGAAAACGCTGACGACCTGATTTGGGATATCAGTCAGGCCCTGGAAAGCGTCTGA
- a CDS encoding succinate dehydrogenase/fumarate reductase iron-sulfur subunit: protein MAETFTIYLKVWRQDGPDKPGKLVDYTCDQVNEHMSFLEMLDVLNEQIIADGGEPIEFDYDCREGICGSCNLMINGKAHGPKAMTCSCQLHMRNYSDGDTITVEPFRAKAFPVIKDLVVDRSAFDRIIEAGGYISVKTGSAPDANSIPVEKSTSDTAFDYATCIGCGACVAACPNSSASLFTGAKLAHLNRLPQGEPERMRRTVNMVEQMEEEGFGDCSNFAECEAVCPKGISISAIAEMRKNYMKAAFAGEEA, encoded by the coding sequence ATGGCTGAAACATTTACGATCTATTTGAAAGTCTGGCGACAGGACGGTCCCGATAAACCGGGCAAACTGGTTGACTATACCTGCGACCAGGTGAATGAACACATGTCATTTCTGGAGATGCTCGACGTACTCAACGAACAGATTATTGCCGATGGCGGGGAGCCTATCGAATTTGACTACGACTGCCGGGAAGGTATCTGCGGATCTTGCAACCTGATGATCAACGGCAAGGCTCACGGGCCAAAAGCCATGACCTGTTCGTGTCAGCTGCATATGAGAAATTACAGTGACGGGGACACCATCACCGTTGAACCTTTTCGGGCAAAAGCTTTTCCCGTTATTAAAGACCTAGTTGTTGACCGGTCAGCTTTTGATCGCATTATCGAAGCGGGGGGATACATTTCAGTTAAAACGGGATCCGCACCCGATGCTAACTCTATACCCGTTGAAAAGTCAACCTCCGATACTGCGTTTGATTATGCAACTTGTATAGGATGCGGTGCCTGTGTAGCGGCATGTCCGAATTCATCGGCATCACTCTTTACCGGGGCAAAGCTGGCACACCTGAATCGGCTGCCACAGGGCGAACCGGAACGCATGCGTCGAACTGTCAACATGGTTGAACAGATGGAAGAAGAAGGCTTCGGTGATTGTTCTAACTTCGCGGAGTGCGAGGCAGTCTGTCCGAAAGGCATTTCTATTTCGGCCATTGCAGAGATGCGCAAAAACTATATGAAAGCTGCTTTTGCCGGAGAGGAAGCGTAA
- a CDS encoding fumarate reductase/succinate dehydrogenase flavoprotein subunit: protein MNLESKVPEGPLKEKWSKHLENIKLVAPNNKRKHNIIVVGTGLAGGSAAASLAELGYNVQSFCIQDSARRAHSIAAQGGINAAKNYPNDGDSIWRLFYDTIKGGDYRSRESNVYRLAEISNEIIDQAVAQGVPFAREYGGLLANRSFGGAQVSRTFYARGQTGQQLLLGAYQAMMRQVHEGKIDLHTRHEMLDLVIIDGKARGIITRDLVTGEIKRWMADAVVLATGGYGNVFYLSTNAKNSNVTAAWRCHKRGATFANPCYVQIHPTCIPVSGDYQSKLTLMSESLRNDGRVWVPKKKGDDRPPSEIPEEDRWYYLEDKYPSFGNLVPRDVASRNAKIVTDDGLGVGPTGKAVYLDFRDAIERDGRQTISEKYGNLFDMYENITGDNPYQTPMRIFPAVHYTMGGLWVDYNLMSNVPGLFVAGEANFSDHGANRLGASALMQGLSDGYFIIPYTVGNYIADAELSETDTNHEAFDEAAKNAQAHIDKLLNVNGDKSVIDFHRELGKIMWDKVGIARNEEGLKEAIQEIRDLREEFWQNVRVPGEAANYNKYLEFAGRVADFLELGELMAEDALHRDESAGCHLREEHQTEEGEALRNDEDYSYVAAWEYRNVNGELKEELHKEDLEFEFVELKQRSYK, encoded by the coding sequence ATGAATTTAGAATCTAAAGTTCCCGAAGGTCCCCTTAAAGAAAAATGGTCGAAGCATCTCGAAAATATTAAGCTTGTTGCTCCCAATAATAAGCGCAAGCATAATATCATCGTTGTGGGTACCGGACTTGCAGGTGGATCTGCTGCTGCCAGCCTTGCAGAGTTGGGTTATAATGTGCAGAGCTTTTGTATACAGGATTCAGCGCGTCGAGCGCATAGCATTGCAGCTCAGGGTGGTATCAACGCAGCCAAAAATTATCCCAATGACGGGGATAGTATTTGGCGCCTTTTTTATGATACGATAAAAGGCGGTGATTACCGCTCAAGGGAATCCAATGTCTACCGGCTTGCAGAGATTTCAAATGAAATTATTGATCAGGCCGTAGCACAGGGTGTACCTTTTGCAAGAGAATATGGAGGCTTGTTGGCCAATCGATCTTTCGGTGGTGCACAGGTTTCACGGACTTTTTATGCCAGGGGACAAACCGGGCAGCAGCTGCTGCTGGGTGCCTATCAGGCAATGATGCGTCAGGTTCATGAAGGGAAAATTGACTTACATACCCGTCATGAGATGCTGGATCTTGTCATCATTGACGGCAAAGCCAGAGGAATTATCACCAGGGATCTGGTTACCGGTGAAATAAAGCGCTGGATGGCTGATGCTGTTGTTCTGGCCACCGGCGGATACGGAAATGTGTTTTATCTTTCAACAAACGCCAAGAATTCAAACGTAACGGCTGCATGGCGTTGTCACAAACGAGGGGCGACTTTTGCGAATCCATGTTATGTTCAGATTCACCCAACCTGCATTCCGGTTTCCGGTGATTATCAGTCTAAACTGACCTTGATGAGCGAGAGTTTAAGGAATGACGGCAGGGTATGGGTCCCGAAAAAGAAAGGGGATGATCGTCCGCCCAGTGAAATACCTGAGGAAGATCGATGGTATTACCTGGAGGATAAATATCCATCATTCGGAAACCTTGTACCTCGTGATGTGGCTTCCAGAAATGCCAAAATTGTAACCGACGATGGTTTGGGTGTCGGACCTACCGGTAAGGCGGTATACCTGGATTTCCGTGATGCCATTGAGCGCGACGGAAGGCAAACGATTTCAGAGAAGTACGGTAACCTGTTTGATATGTATGAGAACATTACCGGAGACAATCCTTACCAGACCCCGATGCGCATTTTCCCTGCAGTTCACTATACGATGGGCGGTCTTTGGGTGGATTACAACCTCATGAGCAATGTGCCCGGTCTGTTTGTAGCCGGGGAGGCGAACTTCTCAGACCACGGTGCAAACCGTCTGGGTGCCAGTGCGCTTATGCAGGGGCTCTCTGACGGATATTTCATCATTCCTTATACGGTCGGTAATTACATTGCCGATGCAGAATTGAGTGAAACGGATACCAATCATGAAGCATTTGATGAAGCGGCAAAGAATGCCCAGGCGCACATCGACAAGCTGCTTAATGTGAATGGTGACAAGAGTGTCATTGATTTTCACAGAGAGCTTGGTAAAATCATGTGGGATAAGGTAGGCATTGCCAGAAATGAAGAAGGTTTAAAAGAAGCCATCCAGGAAATCAGGGATCTGAGAGAGGAGTTCTGGCAAAATGTTCGCGTACCTGGTGAAGCCGCAAATTACAACAAGTACCTTGAGTTTGCCGGTCGCGTAGCCGATTTCCTTGAACTTGGAGAGCTGATGGCCGAAGATGCCCTGCACAGGGATGAGTCGGCAGGCTGCCACCTCCGTGAAGAGCACCAGACGGAAGAAGGCGAGGCCCTGCGTAATGATGAAGACTACTCCTATGTAGCTGCCTGGGAATACCGGAATGTAAACGGAGAGCTTAAGGAAGAGCTACATAAGGAAGATCTGGAATTTGAATTTGTTGAACTGAAACAGAGAAGTTATAAATAG
- a CDS encoding succinate dehydrogenase cytochrome b subunit gives MPSLLKALKSQVGRKILTGITGIGLIIFIIGHLAGNLSLFGDASAFNEYTYALESMGVLLYIVEAGLAFFFLLHAYIGISIWWNRRKARPEGYNKYQTKGGPSHQSWASKSMIFTGIVLLVFLVIHIDTFKFGETATVMNDGTQMRNLKALVIDTFQNPIYAFGYTLVMILLGFHLKHGFWSAFTSLTMKHKKYSAVIYSIGIIFAILMAVGFLFIPLYIYFGGGCEAALIQCQ, from the coding sequence ATGCCATCACTTCTCAAAGCGCTTAAATCTCAAGTTGGTCGTAAAATTCTTACCGGTATAACCGGAATCGGGCTAATCATTTTTATAATTGGACACCTTGCCGGCAATCTTAGCCTCTTCGGTGATGCCTCAGCATTTAACGAGTATACTTATGCGCTCGAGAGTATGGGAGTACTGCTCTATATTGTTGAGGCCGGTTTGGCATTTTTCTTTTTACTGCATGCTTATATCGGAATTTCAATCTGGTGGAACCGCAGAAAAGCACGTCCGGAAGGCTATAATAAATACCAGACCAAGGGAGGTCCCAGCCACCAATCATGGGCCTCGAAAAGCATGATATTCACGGGTATCGTATTGCTGGTTTTCCTGGTAATACATATAGATACGTTCAAATTCGGTGAGACTGCTACTGTGATGAATGACGGAACGCAGATGCGAAATCTAAAGGCCCTGGTTATCGATACCTTTCAAAACCCGATCTATGCCTTTGGATATACGCTGGTTATGATTCTATTGGGTTTTCACCTGAAGCACGGTTTCTGGAGCGCTTTTACCTCGCTGACGATGAAGCACAAAAAATATTCGGCTGTGATCTATTCTATAGGTATTATTTTCGCTATTCTGATGGCTGTAGGATTCCTTTTCATACCACTTTATATATACTTTGGCGGAGGCTGCGAAGCAGCGCTGATTCAATGCCAATAA
- a CDS encoding IMPACT family protein, with protein sequence MNKVTRSTTDSFRETGSKFIGHLFPVESRKEFENRLAEIKSRYPDATHHCYAWRIDPANLEEFIQDDGEPGGTAGLPILNQLKSNEAVNAAIVVVRYYGGTNLGKSGLIQAYGRSAEECLKKTKLVPITLVWQVEVSYPYSEENSIDQLMHRFNLTEASSTYAEKVTLILNCPEQNQKELEENLEQLEHRNIHFRMLNKSFV encoded by the coding sequence TTGAATAAAGTAACACGTTCAACGACCGACTCTTTCCGAGAGACGGGATCCAAGTTTATTGGTCACCTGTTTCCGGTTGAGTCCAGGAAGGAGTTTGAAAATCGGCTTGCTGAGATTAAGTCCCGGTACCCGGATGCTACACATCACTGCTATGCTTGGCGGATAGATCCCGCAAACCTTGAAGAGTTTATCCAGGATGACGGCGAACCGGGCGGAACAGCCGGACTTCCTATTCTAAACCAACTCAAATCAAATGAAGCAGTCAACGCTGCAATAGTGGTAGTACGTTATTATGGGGGAACGAACCTGGGCAAATCAGGATTGATTCAGGCCTACGGGCGATCGGCAGAAGAGTGTCTAAAGAAAACAAAATTGGTGCCCATTACATTAGTATGGCAGGTTGAAGTAAGCTATCCCTATTCCGAAGAGAACAGTATTGATCAACTGATGCACCGATTCAATTTGACCGAAGCATCTTCGACCTATGCTGAGAAGGTCACTCTGATTCTGAATTGTCCCGAACAAAACCAAAAAGAACTCGAAGAAAATCTTGAACAACTGGAGCACCGAAATATTCATTTCCGCATGCTGAATAAGAGTTTTGTGTAA
- a CDS encoding cob(I)yrinic acid a,c-diamide adenosyltransferase, which yields MKIYTKKGDSGETSLFGGTRVSKSAARIEAYGTVDELNSVIGLAASYSLSPKGTVWVKKVQEYLFILGADLATPPSSDTRIERIGEKEIKDLEEAIDEMEEELDPLKNFILPGGGHAGATLHVARTVCRRAERATVACGKEENISDQTIIFLNRLSDFLFVLARYENKYVSTPEETWKPDRQ from the coding sequence ATGAAAATATATACCAAGAAAGGCGACTCCGGTGAAACCTCACTATTTGGAGGTACCCGTGTTTCAAAATCCGCAGCTCGTATTGAGGCTTATGGCACTGTAGATGAGCTAAACTCCGTGATCGGGCTCGCTGCCAGTTACTCCTTGAGCCCCAAAGGTACGGTATGGGTAAAAAAGGTTCAGGAATACCTCTTTATTCTGGGTGCGGACCTGGCGACGCCTCCTTCCTCCGATACCCGGATTGAACGAATCGGAGAAAAAGAAATTAAAGATCTGGAAGAGGCTATTGATGAAATGGAAGAGGAACTGGATCCATTAAAAAACTTCATTCTTCCTGGTGGAGGTCATGCAGGTGCTACCCTTCATGTGGCACGAACTGTATGCCGTCGAGCGGAACGTGCCACGGTTGCCTGCGGTAAAGAGGAAAACATTTCCGATCAGACGATCATCTTTTTGAACCGGCTCTCGGACTTCCTATTTGTTCTTGCCCGATATGAGAACAAATACGTATCAACACCCGAGGAGACCTGGAAACCGGATAGGCAGTGA
- the glmM gene encoding phosphoglucosamine mutase — translation MALMISVSGIRGVYGSDLTPQNLTRFTAAYGTWLKGGNVVVGRDTRVTGQICEDIVCATLQSVGCNVIKVGVVPTPTVAMSVLKHNAAGGIIISASHNPSEWNALKLLNSKSEFLDSEQGQRVIEISESESFDYKKFDEIGTLSEDPNALEDHIDRILDLPYIDADLIASKNYTIAIDPVNGTGGIAVPPLLEKLGVSTIHKINEAPNGLFAHNPEPLPEHLEDICKLVVEKNCDLGIVTDPDSDRLALVTDKGELFGEEYTQVAAFELILEKNPGACATNLSSSRAAEDMARKYGQQCHRSAVGEINVVKKMQEVDAVIGGEGNGGVINPNLHYGRDALVGTAMILQILAERDVSASEYRAGLPDYFMRKGKVQLEGIDGDAVLEQAETVFADMQPDTTDGVKINFEDGWVHLRKSNTEPIIRIYSEGTTPEKAEELAEKVRKKVF, via the coding sequence ATGGCATTAATGATATCAGTCTCGGGGATCCGGGGCGTTTATGGAAGTGATCTAACTCCTCAAAATCTCACTAGATTCACTGCCGCATACGGTACCTGGCTGAAAGGAGGCAACGTAGTGGTAGGCAGAGACACAAGAGTTACGGGACAGATTTGTGAAGATATCGTCTGTGCCACGCTGCAATCTGTTGGTTGCAATGTTATCAAGGTTGGAGTCGTACCCACTCCTACCGTAGCCATGTCGGTTTTGAAGCATAATGCTGCCGGCGGAATCATCATATCGGCCAGTCATAATCCATCAGAATGGAACGCTTTAAAGCTACTAAATTCAAAAAGTGAATTTCTGGATTCCGAACAAGGCCAGCGTGTCATAGAGATAAGTGAAAGCGAATCTTTTGACTATAAGAAATTTGACGAAATCGGGACTCTTTCCGAAGACCCCAACGCGCTGGAAGATCACATTGATCGGATTCTTGACCTGCCGTACATCGATGCCGATCTCATTGCTTCAAAAAATTATACCATCGCCATTGATCCGGTTAACGGCACCGGGGGAATTGCTGTTCCTCCCCTGCTGGAAAAGCTGGGGGTCTCCACCATTCATAAAATTAATGAGGCGCCTAACGGCTTATTTGCTCATAACCCTGAACCGCTGCCGGAGCACCTCGAGGATATTTGCAAGCTTGTTGTTGAAAAAAATTGTGATCTCGGTATTGTCACAGACCCCGATTCCGATCGACTGGCGCTTGTAACTGACAAAGGTGAACTGTTTGGAGAAGAGTATACACAGGTTGCGGCTTTTGAGCTGATCCTTGAGAAAAATCCCGGAGCTTGTGCTACCAACTTATCTTCTTCCAGGGCGGCAGAGGATATGGCCAGAAAGTACGGACAGCAATGCCACCGCTCTGCCGTTGGAGAGATCAATGTCGTTAAAAAGATGCAGGAAGTAGATGCTGTGATTGGAGGTGAAGGCAACGGCGGGGTCATCAATCCGAATCTACACTATGGTCGGGATGCACTAGTGGGAACAGCCATGATCCTTCAGATTTTGGCTGAAAGAGATGTCTCTGCATCTGAATATCGCGCCGGACTGCCCGACTATTTCATGCGTAAAGGAAAGGTCCAACTGGAAGGTATTGACGGTGATGCGGTTCTTGAACAAGCTGAAACCGTATTTGCCGATATGCAGCCCGATACTACGGATGGGGTGAAAATAAACTTTGAAGATGGCTGGGTACATCTCAGAAAATCAAATACCGAGCCCATTATCCGTATATACTCCGAGGGTACCACTCCAGAAAAAGCCGAAGAGTTGGCAGAAAAGGTTAGAAAGAAAGTGTTTTAA
- a CDS encoding YicC/YloC family endoribonuclease yields the protein MIISMTGFGRAEASSEGISITVEAKSVNSRYLDISLRLPQSIQDKELELKEIAQDRISRGKLNLNVRINKAETGEPDVKINPKLVAGYKQLLDRLREAADIKQEVTLRDLLQFNDLFISREEDEETLETIWEVTKEATKDALDQLIAMRKQEGKQLENDLLKRVDQIKAKMDKVQELTEGRANEVRKNLLERIHNLIDEDLVDEERLEMEVAVLVDKMDITEEIVRLKSHIKFFREAIEKEESVGRRLNFLSQEMNREINTIGSKANNSEISQHVVHAKESLEQIKEQIQNVE from the coding sequence ATGATCATATCAATGACGGGCTTCGGAAGGGCGGAAGCATCTTCTGAGGGCATCTCTATTACTGTTGAAGCTAAATCGGTTAACAGCCGGTATCTTGATATCTCTCTGCGTCTACCGCAATCCATTCAGGATAAAGAGCTGGAACTTAAAGAAATAGCACAGGACCGTATCAGCAGGGGGAAACTCAATCTCAATGTTCGGATCAATAAAGCTGAGACAGGTGAGCCGGATGTAAAAATCAATCCTAAACTTGTAGCCGGTTACAAACAATTGCTGGATAGGCTGAGGGAAGCGGCCGACATCAAACAGGAAGTTACCCTTAGAGATCTGCTGCAGTTCAACGATCTGTTTATATCGCGTGAGGAAGATGAAGAAACTCTGGAGACAATTTGGGAAGTTACCAAAGAAGCTACCAAAGATGCTCTCGATCAGCTAATAGCGATGCGTAAACAGGAAGGCAAACAGTTGGAGAATGACCTTCTTAAACGCGTGGATCAGATAAAGGCGAAGATGGATAAAGTGCAAGAGCTCACCGAAGGACGTGCAAATGAAGTACGAAAGAACCTGCTGGAGCGTATCCACAATCTCATTGATGAAGATCTGGTTGATGAGGAGAGGCTGGAGATGGAAGTAGCCGTACTAGTAGACAAGATGGACATAACCGAAGAGATTGTACGCCTGAAATCTCATATTAAATTTTTCAGGGAAGCCATTGAAAAAGAGGAATCCGTAGGCCGGCGTCTCAACTTCCTGAGTCAGGAGATGAATCGCGAGATCAACACCATAGGCTCTAAAGCCAATAACTCAGAGATTTCTCAGCATGTGGTACATGCCAAGGAGAGCCTTGAACAAATAAAAGAGCAGATTCAGAATGTCGAATAA
- the gmk gene encoding guanylate kinase: MSNNSDKEGKLIILVAPSGSGKTTIAHKLLDDYSKVRFSVSATTRPPRDGEVDGKDYYFLSKEEFNEKIEKHEFLEWEEFYNGSRYGTLQSEVDKLIESGYFPLLDIEVKGALNVKRQYGAKSVAIFIRPPSLEELKRRLLKRGSEDNASLETRLKRAEKELTYANKFDFVVINDELETAYKQVTTIVESFITE; encoded by the coding sequence ATGTCGAATAATTCAGACAAGGAAGGAAAGCTCATCATACTGGTTGCCCCAAGCGGATCGGGCAAGACTACCATCGCCCATAAACTGCTTGATGATTACTCCAAAGTCAGATTCTCGGTATCTGCTACAACACGTCCACCCCGTGATGGAGAGGTAGACGGTAAGGATTACTATTTTCTCAGCAAAGAAGAATTCAACGAAAAGATTGAAAAGCATGAATTCCTGGAATGGGAGGAATTCTACAACGGAAGCCGATACGGCACGCTGCAATCTGAAGTTGATAAACTAATAGAAAGTGGCTATTTTCCCTTGCTTGACATCGAAGTGAAAGGTGCTCTGAATGTCAAGAGACAGTATGGCGCCAAAAGCGTTGCTATTTTCATAAGACCGCCGTCTCTGGAAGAATTGAAAAGAAGACTGTTGAAACGCGGTTCGGAAGATAACGCTTCTCTTGAAACCCGGCTGAAACGGGCAGAAAAAGAACTTACATACGCAAATAAGTTCGACTTCGTTGTCATTAATGACGAACTTGAAACGGCCTACAAGCAAGTTACCACTATCGTAGAATCTTTTATTACTGAATAA
- a CDS encoding DNA-directed RNA polymerase subunit omega — protein MPIKTLDIEKLNKDTGNQYELIVIMSKRARQQAAQEKLQLDEKLKYFEGFDDEDEFSFNEEQENISKEFEEMPHATQRAVDEMRRGEIYFRYPQDEN, from the coding sequence ATGCCTATTAAAACTCTGGATATTGAAAAACTGAACAAAGACACCGGTAATCAGTACGAACTGATTGTTATCATGTCGAAACGTGCCCGTCAGCAAGCGGCACAGGAAAAGCTTCAGTTAGATGAAAAGCTGAAATATTTTGAAGGCTTTGATGATGAAGATGAATTTTCCTTCAACGAAGAGCAGGAAAATATTTCCAAGGAATTTGAAGAAATGCCGCATGCTACACAGCGTGCCGTTGACGAAATGAGACGCGGAGAGATCTACTTCCGCTATCCTCAGGACGAAAACTAA